Proteins encoded within one genomic window of Cytophagales bacterium:
- a CDS encoding THUMP domain-containing protein, whose translation MKLLVKTLFGLEDILAEELKELGAENIKPIKRAVACEGNLPFLYTANYNLRTALRILIPIHTFHAKSEKELYEQVRTFDWSDVLNTHQTFAIDNSVFSDFFKHSKFATLVMKDAIADQFRDKTGRRPSVDPKSPDVQFDLHGWKDRFTISMDSSGESLNQRGYRGRGHAAPLNEVLAAGMLQLAGWDKSKPLVDPMCGTGTLLIEAAMKACNIPPQILRRNFGFRNWQDFNPTIWNRVKNESDAKVRKSPLDISGGDIDPRAVAMAKSSLRSLDLRTQVKVREVAFENHKPLWDSGMLITNPPYGERIGEGDMIDFYKQMSDLFKQNYQGFEAWVLSSNIQALKSIRLAPSRKIPLFNGALECKFQQYKLYAGSKEEE comes from the coding sequence TTGAAGCTACTTGTAAAAACCCTATTTGGCCTGGAGGATATCCTCGCGGAAGAATTGAAGGAATTAGGCGCGGAAAACATCAAACCGATCAAAAGGGCGGTGGCTTGTGAAGGGAATTTACCTTTTTTATACACAGCCAATTACAATCTGAGAACGGCACTTAGGATATTGATTCCGATCCATACTTTCCATGCGAAAAGTGAGAAGGAGCTTTATGAACAGGTGAGAACATTCGACTGGTCCGATGTACTTAATACACATCAGACCTTTGCAATCGATAACAGTGTCTTCTCTGATTTCTTCAAGCATTCGAAATTTGCGACGCTTGTCATGAAGGATGCGATTGCGGATCAGTTCCGGGATAAGACGGGCAGAAGGCCATCGGTTGACCCTAAGAGTCCGGATGTGCAGTTTGATCTGCATGGGTGGAAAGATCGGTTTACGATTTCCATGGACAGCTCGGGAGAGTCCTTAAATCAGCGAGGCTATCGGGGAAGAGGTCATGCGGCCCCTTTGAATGAAGTGCTGGCCGCAGGGATGCTCCAATTAGCAGGCTGGGACAAATCCAAGCCCCTGGTTGATCCGATGTGTGGAACCGGAACACTCCTGATTGAAGCAGCCATGAAGGCTTGTAATATTCCTCCGCAGATTTTAAGGCGAAATTTTGGTTTCCGTAACTGGCAGGATTTCAATCCGACGATCTGGAATCGGGTCAAAAATGAATCCGATGCGAAGGTGCGGAAATCACCACTGGACATCAGTGGCGGAGATATTGATCCCAGGGCTGTGGCCATGGCCAAGTCTTCTTTGAGAAGCCTGGATTTGCGAACTCAGGTGAAGGTTCGAGAAGTCGCTTTTGAAAATCATAAACCCTTATGGGATTCTGGCATGCTGATCACTAACCCACCTTATGGCGAACGGATCGGAGAAGGGGATATGATCGACTTCTACAAACAGATGAGTGATTTGTTTAAGCAGAACTATCAGGGATTTGAAGCCTGGGTACTCAGCTCGAACATCCAGGCACTCAAAAGCATCCGATTGGCCCCTTCAAGGAAAATCCCACTATTCAATGGTGCGTTGGAATGTAAATTCCAGCAGTACAAATTGTACGCGGGTTCAAAGGAGGAGGAATAG